The following proteins come from a genomic window of Myxococcota bacterium:
- a CDS encoding NAD(P)/FAD-dependent oxidoreductase yields MKNDRPLRFAIVGAGMSGILAAIRLREAGYDDFVVFEKAEKLGGTWRENTYPGIACDVPSHLYSYSFEPNPGWSHHYSPGNEIYAYFEGVARKYGVFERIRFGSEVTRMDWRDGRWQLELRGGARDVADVVIAATGVLHHPNVPEFPGLDSFQGSWFHSARWNHSVALDGKRVGVIGTGSTAVQITSALVSRAAKFSLFQRTAQWVLAQVNPAYSDEERREFARDPNSLTTLRTNMSQLFSETFSNAVVDANSPQIHMIEEQCRLNLESNVSDPVLREKLRPSYRAACKRLVISPDFYQAIQRPNAELVTSAIERIEPKGVRTKDGKLHELDVLVLATGFRADRFMRPTRIFGRGGRALDDVWAARPSAYLSISVPGFPNLFMLNGPNGPVGNFSLIEVAELQMTYILQLVGRLRPGGALAPSADVAEAFEAARTQAAKGAIWSTGCKSWYLDDRGVPASWPWTFDRFRQEMARPNPEAWESAP; encoded by the coding sequence GTGAAGAACGATCGCCCCCTCCGCTTCGCCATCGTGGGCGCCGGCATGTCCGGCATTCTCGCGGCCATCCGGCTGCGCGAGGCCGGATACGACGACTTCGTGGTGTTCGAGAAGGCCGAGAAGCTCGGCGGGACCTGGCGCGAGAACACGTATCCCGGGATCGCGTGTGACGTGCCGTCTCACTTGTACAGCTACTCGTTCGAGCCCAACCCCGGCTGGAGTCACCATTACTCGCCCGGGAACGAGATCTACGCCTACTTCGAGGGCGTGGCGCGCAAGTACGGCGTGTTCGAGCGGATCCGCTTCGGCTCGGAAGTGACTCGCATGGATTGGCGCGACGGGCGCTGGCAGCTCGAGCTGCGCGGGGGCGCGCGCGACGTGGCCGACGTGGTGATCGCCGCGACCGGCGTGCTGCACCACCCCAACGTGCCCGAGTTCCCGGGGCTCGACTCGTTCCAAGGGAGCTGGTTCCACAGCGCGCGCTGGAATCACTCGGTGGCGCTCGACGGCAAGCGCGTGGGCGTGATCGGTACGGGCTCGACCGCCGTGCAGATCACCTCGGCGCTCGTTTCGCGCGCAGCGAAGTTCTCGCTCTTCCAGCGCACGGCGCAGTGGGTGCTCGCGCAGGTGAACCCTGCCTACAGCGACGAGGAGCGGCGCGAGTTCGCGCGCGATCCGAACTCGCTCACTACCCTGCGCACGAACATGTCGCAGCTCTTCAGCGAGACGTTCTCGAACGCGGTGGTCGACGCCAACTCGCCGCAGATCCACATGATCGAAGAGCAGTGCCGGCTGAACCTCGAGTCGAACGTGAGCGATCCGGTGCTGCGCGAGAAGCTGCGCCCCAGCTACCGCGCGGCGTGCAAGCGGCTCGTGATCTCACCGGACTTCTACCAGGCGATCCAGCGGCCCAACGCCGAGCTCGTGACTTCCGCGATCGAGCGCATCGAGCCCAAGGGCGTGCGCACCAAGGACGGGAAGCTCCACGAGCTCGACGTGCTGGTGCTCGCGACCGGCTTCCGCGCCGACCGCTTCATGCGGCCCACGCGCATCTTCGGCCGCGGCGGGCGGGCGCTCGACGACGTGTGGGCGGCCCGGCCGAGCGCGTACCTCTCGATCTCGGTGCCGGGCTTCCCGAACCTGTTCATGCTGAACGGCCCGAACGGGCCGGTCGGCAACTTCTCGCTGATCGAGGTGGCCGAGCTGCAGATGACTTACATCCTGCAGCTTGTGGGGCGCTTGCGCCCGGGCGGCGCGCTGGCGCCGTCGGCCGACGTGGCCGAGGCGTTCGAGGCGGCGCGCACGCAGGCCGCGAAGGGCGCCATCTGGAGCACCGGCTGCAAGAGCTGGTATCTCGACGACCGCGGCGTGCCGGCGAGCTGGCCCTGGACCTTCGACCGCTTCCGCCAGGAGATGGCACGGCCCAACCCCGAAGCCTGGGAGAGTGCCCCCTAG
- a CDS encoding rRNA adenine N(6)-methyltransferase family protein — MPAGQRAQRAERRRRFGQNFLRPDVAEALVAGCDFRPGDRVVEIGAGAGALTLPLARRGLEVTAVERDPEWVGRLRELLRGWAGSVRVVEADFLRWRWPDAPFRVIGSLPFGVTTEILRRLFDDPRTPLVRADLVLQWEVARKRAESPPATLLSATWAPWWRFRLGRRIPAHAFRPEPRIDAGLLTVTRRDPALLPLGAVRAYGKFLRKQWPFRE, encoded by the coding sequence GTGCCCGCGGGACAGCGGGCGCAAAGAGCCGAGCGACGGCGTCGCTTCGGCCAGAACTTCCTTCGACCTGACGTCGCCGAGGCGCTGGTCGCCGGTTGTGACTTCCGCCCGGGAGACCGGGTCGTGGAGATCGGTGCGGGCGCGGGCGCGCTGACGCTGCCGCTCGCCCGCCGCGGGCTCGAAGTGACTGCCGTCGAGCGCGACCCGGAATGGGTCGGCAGGCTGCGCGAGCTTTTGCGCGGCTGGGCGGGATCGGTGCGCGTGGTCGAGGCCGACTTCCTGCGCTGGCGCTGGCCCGATGCGCCGTTCCGCGTGATCGGCTCGCTGCCGTTCGGAGTCACTACCGAGATCCTGCGCCGGCTGTTCGACGACCCGCGCACGCCGCTCGTGCGCGCGGATCTCGTGCTGCAGTGGGAGGTTGCGCGCAAGCGCGCCGAGTCACCGCCCGCGACCCTGCTCTCGGCAACCTGGGCGCCGTGGTGGCGCTTCCGGCTCGGCCGGCGCATTCCCGCGCACGCCTTCCGGCCCGAGCCCAGGATCGACGCCGGCCTGCTCACGGTGACTCGCCGGGACCCGGCGCTGCTGCCGCTGGGGGCGGTGCGCGCCTACGGCAAGTTCCTGCGCAAGCAGTGGCCGTTCCGCGAGTGA
- a CDS encoding DUF3313 family protein → MLRRPCVVLTRAAVMVLALSLGACASIQRAEWQVLAADPAPDAGFLPKPERMTPNPDRTAFDRMWVSHARDWNRFTKLYVAPVDTSHVVDDSLWDKLNIRYPAVPHDRERQAQELRERVEDAFRDDPRKRFEVLDDPSEVDADTAVLELALVELVPNKAVLGAIGLGAWAAPLEYGIPVATLTAFVARGSIAMEGDVRDGGTGKVIAMFADRETGKMRVIDLRSLTWYANAHETMDAWADALVQMANEPPGYQPAHDSLFTFMPW, encoded by the coding sequence TTGCTTCGCCGCCCTTGCGTGGTGCTCACGCGGGCCGCAGTCATGGTTCTGGCGCTCTCGCTCGGCGCGTGCGCGAGCATTCAGCGCGCGGAGTGGCAGGTGCTCGCGGCCGATCCCGCGCCCGACGCCGGCTTTCTGCCCAAGCCCGAGCGCATGACTCCCAATCCGGACCGCACGGCGTTCGACCGCATGTGGGTCTCGCACGCGCGCGACTGGAACCGGTTCACCAAGCTCTACGTGGCGCCGGTCGACACGAGTCACGTGGTCGACGACAGCCTGTGGGACAAGCTGAACATCCGCTATCCGGCAGTGCCGCACGACCGCGAACGCCAGGCGCAAGAGCTGCGCGAGCGCGTCGAGGACGCGTTCCGCGACGATCCGCGGAAACGCTTCGAGGTGCTCGACGATCCGAGTGAGGTCGACGCAGATACGGCCGTGCTCGAGCTCGCGCTGGTCGAGCTCGTGCCGAACAAGGCCGTGCTCGGCGCGATCGGGCTGGGCGCGTGGGCCGCGCCGCTCGAGTACGGCATACCCGTGGCCACGCTCACCGCGTTCGTGGCGCGCGGCTCGATCGCCATGGAAGGCGACGTGCGCGACGGGGGCACCGGCAAGGTGATCGCCATGTTCGCCGACCGCGAGACGGGCAAGATGCGCGTGATCGACCTGCGCTCGCTCACCTGGTACGCGAACGCGCACGAGACCATGGACGCCTGGGCCGACGCGCTGGTGCAGATGGCGAACGAACCGCCCGGCTACCAGCCCGCCCACGACTCGCTCTTCACCTTCATGCCGTGGTAG
- a CDS encoding acyl-CoA synthetase: protein MEFNLADLFEHAADVYPEREYLVAEGQRRTFAQMEARANRLAHFLLAQGVRPGEHVGIYAYNSVEWVESLWAIFKIRAVWININYRYVEDELRYLFGNSDLVGLIYQREFAPRILGARDALPGLRFSLVIEDGSGADASKLGSYDFEQALAAGSPARDFEKRSADDRYILYTGGTTGMPKGVVWRHEDVLMTLGGGIDVLTGQKAQKPEDMAERGRAGTQTMFPIAPLMHGATQWGVMGGSFVGRKTVLISKFDPKAVWRLVEQERVNAIMITGDAMGRPLAEALQEPGAKYDLSSLAAVSSTAAVFSPSVKDEFFRLFPNLIMTDAVGSSEGGANGVAFVQKGNTAMKGGGPTIRKGADTTVLDENLEPVTPGSGVIGKVARGGNVPIGYYKDPVKSAEVFVVDRRGKRWSIPGDFATIEADGTLTLLGRGSVSINSGGEKIFPEEVEAAVKSHPECFDAVVVGVPDPRFGSRVAAVVEPRPGCTPTLESVQSHCRTKIAGYKIPRELHLVTKVERSPSGKPDYRWAKDVATRAAG, encoded by the coding sequence ATGGAGTTCAATCTCGCCGACCTGTTCGAGCACGCGGCCGACGTCTATCCCGAGCGCGAGTATCTGGTGGCGGAAGGGCAGCGGCGCACGTTCGCGCAGATGGAGGCGCGCGCGAACCGCCTCGCGCACTTCCTGCTCGCGCAGGGGGTCCGGCCCGGCGAGCACGTGGGCATCTACGCCTACAACTCGGTCGAGTGGGTCGAGTCACTCTGGGCGATCTTCAAGATCCGCGCGGTCTGGATCAACATCAACTACCGCTACGTGGAAGACGAGCTGCGCTACCTGTTCGGCAACTCGGACCTGGTGGGGCTGATCTACCAGCGCGAGTTCGCGCCGCGCATCCTGGGCGCGCGCGACGCGCTGCCGGGCCTGCGCTTCTCGCTGGTGATCGAAGACGGCAGCGGCGCCGACGCCTCGAAGCTCGGCTCGTACGACTTCGAGCAGGCGCTGGCCGCCGGCTCTCCCGCGCGCGACTTCGAGAAGCGCTCCGCCGACGACCGCTACATTCTCTACACGGGCGGCACCACCGGCATGCCCAAAGGCGTCGTCTGGCGCCACGAAGACGTGCTCATGACTCTGGGCGGCGGCATCGACGTGCTCACGGGCCAGAAGGCGCAGAAGCCGGAAGACATGGCCGAGCGCGGCCGCGCCGGCACGCAGACCATGTTCCCGATCGCGCCGCTCATGCACGGCGCGACTCAGTGGGGAGTCATGGGCGGCAGCTTCGTGGGCCGGAAGACCGTGCTGATCTCGAAGTTCGATCCCAAGGCCGTGTGGCGCCTGGTCGAGCAGGAGCGCGTGAACGCGATCATGATCACGGGCGACGCCATGGGCCGGCCGCTCGCGGAAGCGCTGCAGGAGCCCGGCGCGAAGTACGACCTGTCTTCGCTGGCCGCGGTCTCGAGCACGGCCGCCGTGTTCTCGCCCAGCGTGAAAGACGAGTTCTTCCGGCTCTTCCCGAACCTGATCATGACCGACGCGGTGGGCTCGTCGGAGGGCGGGGCGAACGGCGTGGCCTTCGTGCAGAAGGGAAACACCGCCATGAAGGGCGGTGGGCCGACGATTCGCAAAGGCGCAGACACGACGGTGCTCGACGAAAATCTCGAGCCCGTGACTCCCGGGAGCGGCGTGATCGGCAAGGTCGCGCGCGGCGGCAACGTGCCGATCGGCTACTACAAGGACCCGGTGAAGTCGGCCGAGGTGTTCGTGGTCGACCGGCGCGGCAAACGCTGGTCGATCCCCGGTGACTTCGCGACCATCGAGGCCGACGGCACCCTCACACTGCTGGGCCGCGGCTCGGTCTCGATCAACTCGGGCGGCGAGAAGATCTTCCCCGAAGAAGTCGAAGCCGCGGTCAAGTCACACCCCGAGTGTTTCGACGCCGTGGTCGTGGGCGTGCCCGACCCGCGCTTCGGCTCGCGCGTGGCTGCGGTGGTCGAGCCGCGCCCCGGCTGCACGCCTACGCTCGAGAGCGTGCAGAGTCACTGTCGGACCAAGATCGCGGGCTACAAGATCCCGCGCGAGCTCCACCTGGTCACGAAGGTCGAACGCTCGCCCTCGGGCAAGCCCGACTACCGCTGGGCGAAGGACGTGGCGACCCGCGCAGCCGGCTGA
- a CDS encoding Spy/CpxP family protein refolding chaperone, translating into MHRHHHWSRRRGGCWEFSPAHAWAGAGSGDEESRGAEFYFSVGRGDDEFGSSGLGVRRPLRFLTWKLDLTGDQVAAVARILERLKIERAQAEVEQRRSAAAIADAIAADTFDAAAASVATDHRATSAKSVQAAVSRALGELHAALEPEQRKRLAMLIRTRAITI; encoded by the coding sequence ATGCACCGACATCATCACTGGTCCCGGCGCCGCGGTGGCTGCTGGGAGTTCTCGCCCGCGCACGCGTGGGCCGGCGCCGGCAGCGGCGACGAGGAGTCGCGGGGAGCCGAGTTCTACTTCTCGGTGGGCCGCGGCGACGACGAGTTCGGCTCGTCGGGCCTCGGCGTGCGCCGCCCGCTGCGCTTCCTGACCTGGAAGCTCGATCTCACCGGCGATCAGGTCGCCGCGGTGGCGCGCATTCTCGAGCGCCTGAAGATCGAGCGCGCGCAGGCCGAGGTCGAGCAACGCAGAAGTGCGGCGGCGATCGCGGACGCGATCGCGGCCGACACGTTCGACGCCGCGGCGGCCTCGGTCGCAACCGACCACCGCGCGACGTCGGCCAAGAGCGTGCAGGCCGCCGTCTCGCGCGCGCTGGGCGAGCTGCACGCGGCCCTCGAGCCCGAGCAGCGCAAGCGCCTGGCCATGCTGATCCGCACGCGGGCGATCACGATCTAG
- a CDS encoding EthD domain-containing protein → MTYKMIFGAKRRPGMSRADFGRYWTTVHASKAKRVPGIMRYVINLAPDIGDSGDEQPYDGFAEVWFASEEDMRKSAQSPEVQVVLDDEKNLFDLPTRFTVVVTEHVMIE, encoded by the coding sequence ATGACGTACAAGATGATCTTCGGTGCCAAGCGCCGGCCCGGCATGTCGCGCGCGGACTTCGGGCGTTACTGGACCACGGTGCACGCTTCGAAGGCGAAGCGCGTGCCCGGAATCATGCGCTACGTGATCAACCTGGCGCCCGACATCGGCGACTCGGGCGACGAGCAGCCCTACGATGGCTTTGCAGAAGTCTGGTTCGCGAGCGAGGAAGACATGCGCAAATCGGCGCAGTCACCCGAAGTACAGGTCGTGCTCGACGACGAGAAGAATCTCTTCGACCTTCCGACGCGCTTCACGGTCGTGGTGACCGAGCACGTGATGATCGAGTGA
- a CDS encoding SDR family NAD(P)-dependent oxidoreductase, protein MDPFQDRVAVITGGAGGIGAAMAKAFAERGAKIVLADLDEPALAGAVRELEKSGAQVIGVHTDVSKPESVEALAEATLRRFGAAHIVCNNAGIATFGPIAKSTRKDWEFTMSVNFWGVVNGVQAFVPRLIAQNQGGHVINTASMAGLVGMRWLGVYCASKFAVVGLTESLFVELRDHGIGASVLCPMMVATNINANSLRMRPAALRNPAGSDIAQTGGGAPPLVGGTVQPRELALRVVRAVERRELYILTHPEQREILKRRASRLDAAFNVWELECS, encoded by the coding sequence ATGGATCCATTCCAAGATCGCGTGGCGGTGATCACGGGCGGGGCGGGCGGCATCGGCGCGGCCATGGCGAAGGCGTTCGCGGAGCGGGGCGCGAAGATCGTGCTGGCCGACCTCGACGAGCCGGCGCTCGCGGGCGCGGTGCGCGAGCTCGAGAAGTCGGGCGCGCAGGTCATCGGGGTACACACCGATGTGTCGAAGCCCGAGAGCGTGGAAGCGCTGGCCGAAGCCACGCTGCGCCGCTTCGGCGCCGCTCACATCGTGTGCAACAACGCCGGCATCGCGACCTTCGGCCCGATCGCGAAGTCCACCCGCAAGGACTGGGAGTTCACCATGAGCGTGAACTTCTGGGGCGTGGTGAACGGCGTGCAGGCCTTCGTGCCGCGGCTGATCGCGCAGAACCAAGGCGGACACGTGATCAACACCGCGTCGATGGCGGGGCTGGTGGGCATGCGCTGGCTCGGCGTGTACTGCGCGTCGAAGTTCGCGGTCGTGGGACTCACGGAGTCACTCTTCGTGGAGCTGCGCGACCACGGCATCGGCGCATCGGTGCTGTGTCCGATGATGGTCGCCACCAACATCAACGCGAACTCGTTGCGCATGCGCCCCGCGGCGCTGCGAAATCCGGCGGGCAGCGACATTGCCCAGACCGGCGGCGGCGCGCCGCCGCTGGTGGGCGGCACGGTCCAGCCGCGCGAGCTCGCGCTGCGCGTGGTGCGCGCGGTCGAGCGGCGCGAGCTCTACATCCTGACCCACCCCGAGCAGCGCGAGATCCTGAAGCGGCGCGCGTCGCGGCTCGATGCGGCGTTCAACGTGTGGGAGCTCGAGTGCAGCTAG
- a CDS encoding MFS transporter: MRDRYELPPSVPARAGTFAALGTRDFRVLWSGTWASYIPFFMSNVVNGVVAFQLTHVNRGFGAVMLGQGLAMAVLAPFGGAGADRWPKRRLLAASQTCGAAVFGSFAVLLALHSLTILAMALGVFVLGVAVSFLGPARQALAAELVVPELRGNAVALNQIPLTGSQLLGPAIAGLLLNSPFGAVGAYALMSALYAIAALSLFWLPKSLVRANAGDSHLFADLVEGLEYVWAHRRLRLLVSFFVCVIVAGFSYVTMLAGLVEHAFERGAQAGVPPLTFTSALGGLVISLITARMAGGVRVLPLFLTMPFVFAAGLLCLGAAPSYSAAVAAMLLVGIGFGGFQTLNSAVIVQNTEPAYFGRVFSLSMLAFAGVSLMGLPVAAFADAVGERTTLAVLSAAVVAISLGIGAMLRRTHS, from the coding sequence ATGCGCGACCGCTACGAGCTGCCCCCGTCCGTTCCGGCGCGCGCGGGCACGTTCGCGGCGCTCGGCACGCGCGACTTCCGCGTGCTGTGGTCGGGCACCTGGGCGTCTTACATACCGTTCTTCATGTCGAACGTGGTGAACGGCGTGGTCGCGTTCCAGCTCACGCACGTGAACCGCGGCTTCGGCGCGGTGATGCTGGGGCAGGGGCTCGCGATGGCCGTGCTCGCGCCGTTCGGCGGCGCGGGGGCGGACCGCTGGCCCAAGCGCCGGCTGCTCGCGGCGTCGCAGACCTGCGGCGCGGCGGTGTTCGGCAGCTTCGCGGTGCTGCTCGCGCTGCACTCACTCACCATCCTGGCGATGGCGCTGGGCGTGTTCGTGCTCGGCGTGGCGGTCTCGTTCCTCGGCCCCGCACGCCAGGCGCTGGCCGCGGAGCTCGTGGTGCCGGAGCTGCGCGGAAACGCAGTGGCGCTGAACCAGATCCCACTCACCGGCTCGCAGCTCCTGGGGCCCGCGATCGCGGGGCTCTTGCTCAACTCACCTTTCGGCGCCGTGGGCGCGTACGCGCTGATGAGCGCGCTGTATGCGATCGCTGCGCTGTCACTCTTCTGGCTGCCGAAGTCGCTGGTGCGCGCGAACGCCGGCGACAGTCACCTGTTCGCAGACCTGGTCGAGGGTCTGGAGTACGTGTGGGCGCACCGACGGCTGCGGCTCTTGGTCTCGTTCTTCGTGTGCGTGATCGTCGCGGGCTTCTCCTACGTGACCATGCTCGCGGGCCTGGTCGAGCACGCGTTCGAACGCGGCGCGCAGGCAGGCGTGCCGCCACTCACCTTCACGAGCGCGCTCGGCGGGCTGGTGATCAGCCTGATCACCGCGCGCATGGCGGGCGGCGTGCGCGTGTTGCCGCTGTTCCTGACCATGCCCTTCGTGTTCGCCGCCGGGCTGCTGTGCCTGGGCGCCGCCCCGAGTTACTCCGCCGCGGTCGCGGCGATGCTTCTGGTCGGGATCGGCTTCGGCGGCTTCCAGACGCTGAACTCCGCCGTGATCGTGCAGAACACCGAGCCCGCCTACTTCGGCCGGGTGTTCTCGCTCTCCATGCTCGCCTTCGCGGGCGTCTCGCTG